The genomic stretch CCTACAATGTACTTTTTGCAACAGAAACCTCACATGAAAGCAGATTCGTCCAGCTACAATGTAATTATGCAGTAGAATAGAGCTCAAACGAGCGAATATGCGAGAAAAATCGGAAATCCGTTGTAAAAAGTGCAGTGTTCGATAAGCTCGAATCGAGTATTACCCGTTTCGTTGCATAAAGTACAATGCAGCCTCCCTGTTTCCTAGCCCACTACACCGAAAGTGTATTGTAAGGGCTAGTACGCATAAAGCTCTGCATTCATCAAGCACGCATTTGGTTTTATGTTCTATTAATTAGACAGCATTTCCTAATTTTTTGGACATCCTTACCTAATATTAACATGATTTCTGAGTATTGAATCAATATCGCTCACATCTATTCTTTCCAAGTGAAGCTGCAAAAAAGCCTTAACTCTGCAGTGAGGTCAAGGCTTTAGTACAACACTACTCTTATGGATTGCTGACGACTAGCTCATCCAAGCTTTTAAATTCATAGCCTTGGCGGCGCGCCTCGTCTATAATACTGCCGAGAGCCTCTGTATTGTCCTTTGAGACGGAGTGCAGCAATATGATAGCACCAGGATGCAGCTGCTTTATAACCTCTCTGTAGGCATGCTGGGAGCCTCTTTGTGCATTCACATCCCAATCCTTATAGGCAACGGACCAAAATACATTGATATAGCCAAATTGCTTGCTCGCTGCGAGTACCTTTTCATTAAAAATGCCTCTTGGCGGCCGCAAATATTTCATTTCCTTCTGACCTGTCAAAACCTCAACCTGCGTTTTCACCTTGTCGAGCTCCGTTTTGATGCTTCCCTCTGACAGCTGAGACATATCCGGATGGCTCCAAGAATGATTGCCCACAATATGACCTTCTAAAACCATTCGATTCAGCAACTCCGGCTCTTCTTTCACATAATGTCCGGTAACAAAAAAAGCAGCAGGAACCTTTTTCTCCTTCAGCACATCTAAGATACGGGAAGTAAAGCCGTTTTCGTAGCCATTATCGAACGTAAGATAAAGCTCCTTTTGACTCGTATTGCCAAGAAACAACGCACCGTGCTTCATCATGATGTCTTTAAAGCCTTCCTCGTCTATCGAAGGCAGTCTTCCCTCCACGCTTTTTTTAAATCCGAAGTGATATACCCCCGGCTGGCCAAATGCAGCAGCAGGACTCGCTAAGCTCCAAATAATCGAAGCGAGCATCACAGTTAACCCTATCTTTAGCTTCAAAAGTAAAGCCCTCCTTGTTTCATGATTTCTATTGCCTGCAATTGACATGCTGCGTATATATTTCCCCATTACAGCATAAAAAAACCGCTATTCCCAATCGCTCAATGAACGAATAAGAATAGCGGTTTATGTGTCAAACATTAGTTTAAAAGATGGTCGGGACGACACGATTTGAACATGCGACCCCCTGGTCCCAAACCAGGTGCTCTACCAAGCTGAGCTACGTCCCGAGAAAAGATGGTGCCGTCGAGAGGACTTGAACCCCCAACCTACTGATTACAAGTCAGTTGCTCTACCAGTTGAGCTACAACGGCACATCAATTATGTTCACCATAAACGGTGATTAGCGATGTTAGTTTGGAAATCCGAACAACATCTGAAGAAAAATGGTGCCGTCGAGAGGACTTGAACCCCCAACCTACTGATTACAAGTCAGTTGCTCTACCAGTTGAGCTACAACGGCGTATAGATGATTGTACACCATTAAAGGTGATTTGGTTGCGGGGGCAGGATTTGAACCTGCGGCCTTCGGGTTATGAGCCCGACGAGCTACCGGGCTGCTCCACCCCGCGTCATTAAGAAAAAATATGGTGACCCGTAGGGGACTCGAACCCCTGTTACCTCCGTGAAAGGGAGGTGTCTTAACCACTTGACCAACGGGCCTTGAAAAATTAGAACGGAGAGAGAGGGATTCGAACCCTCGCACCACTTACGCAGTCTAACCCCTTAGCAGAGGGTCCCCTTGAGCCACTTGGGTATCTCTCCAAACTTGGCTCCCCGAACAGGACTCGAACCTGTGACAACTCGATTAACAGTCGAGTGCTCTACCAACTGAGCTATCAGGGAAAATATGGTGGGCCCTAGTGGACTCGAACCACCGACCTCACCCTTATCAGGGGTGCGCTCTAACCAGCTGAGCTAAGGGCCCAAAGCATAAACATAAATCTTATGTAAGATGTATTGTTTAAGCATAGGACAGGCAAATTACGCCCTGAAAACTGGATACGAAAGGTAGGTTTGCTGAAAACCTGTTCTGCTGCTGTCTACCGGATGTATGGGTCACAGTAAACGTGTTTAGGATAAGCCCTCGACCGATTAGTATTCGTCAGCTACACACATTGCTGTGCTTCCACCCCGAACCTATCAACCTCGTCGTCTTCAAGGGGTCTTACATACTGGGAAATCTCATCTTGAGGGGGGCTTCGCGCTTAGATGCTTTCAGCGCTTATCCCGTCCGTACTTGGCTACCCAGCGGTGCTCCTGGCGGAACAACTGGTACACCAGCGGTACGTCCATCCCGGTCCTCTCGTACTAAGGACAGCTCCTCTCAAATTTCCTGCGCCCGCGACAGATAGGGACCGAACTGTCTCACGACGTTCTGAACCCAGCTCGCGTACCGCTTTAATGGGCGAACAGCCCAACCCTTGGGACCTACTTCAGCCCCAGGATGCGATGAGCCGACATCGAGGTGCCAAACCTCCCCGTCGATGTGGACTCTTGGGGGAGATAAGCCTGTTATCCCCAGGGTAGCTTTTATCCGTTGAGCGATGGCCCTTCCATTCGGTACCACCGGATCACTAAGCCCGACTTTCGTCCCTGCTCGACTTGTAGGTCTCGCAGTCAAGCTCCCTTATGCCTTTGCACTCTGCGAATGATTTCCAACCATTCTGAGGGAACCTTTGGGCGCCTCCGTTACATTTTAGGAGGCGACCGCCCCAGTCAAACTGTCCACCTGACACGGTCCCCGAACCGGTTTCACGGTTCTAGGTTAGAACTCCGATACGATCAGGGTGGTATCCCAACGGTGCCTCCACACAAGCTGGCGCTCATGCTTCGTAGGCTCCCACCTATCCTGTACAGATCGTACCAAAGTTCAATATCAAGTTACAGTAAAGCTCCATGGGGTCTTTCCGTCTTGTCGCGGGTAACCTGCATCTTCACAGGTATTAAAATTTCACCGGATCTCTCGTTGAGACAGCGCCCAAGTCGTTACGCCATTCGTGCGGGTCAGAATTTACCTGACAAGGAATTTCGCTACCTTAGGACCGTTATAGTTACGGCCGCCGTTTACTGGGGCTTCGGTTCACAGCTTCGGGTTACCCCTAACCGCTCCCCTTAACCTTCCAGCACCGGGCAGGCGTCAGCCCGTATACTTCGCCTTACGGCTTCGCACAGACCTGTGTTTTTGCTAAACAGTCGCTTGGGCCTTTTCACTGCGGCCCCCTCGGGCTATTCACCCTACCGAGGCACCTCTTCTCCCGAAGTTACGAGGTCATTTTGCCGAGTTCCTTAACGAGAGTTCTTCCGCGCGCCTTAGCATACTCTGCTCGCCTACCTGTGTCGGTTTGCGGTACGGGCACCTAGATCTCACTAGAGGCTTTTCTTGACAGCCGGAGTACATGACCTTCGCTACTGTAATTTTCGCTCCCCATCACAGCCCAGCCTAATAGTGTGCGGATTTGCCTACACACTAGCCTCACTGCTTAGACGGACTATTCCATCAGTCCGCGTCACTGCCCTTCTGTGTCACCCCATTGCTCAAACAATCTTCGGTGGTACAGGAATTTCAACCTGTTGTCCATCCACTACGCCTTTCGGCCTCGCGTTAGGTCCCGACTTACCCTGAGAGGACGAGCCTTCCTCAGGAACCCTTAGGCTTTCGGCGGACAAGATTCTCACTTGTCTTTTCGTTACTCATACCGGCATTCTCACTTGAATACAGTCCACCAGTCCTCACGGTCCAACTTCAATCCGTATTCAACGCTCCCCTACCCAAGTACCCTAAGGTACATGTCATAGCTTCGGTGGTGTGTTTAGCCCCGTTACATTTTCGGCGCAGAGTCACTCGACCAGTGAGCTATTACGCACTCTTTAAATGATGGCTGCTTCTAAGCCAACATCCTGGTTGTCTTTGCAACTCCACATCCTTTCCCACTTAACACACACTTGGGGACCTTAGCTGATGATCTGGGCTGTTTCCCTCTTGACAATGGATCTTAGCACTCACTGTCTGACTCCCGAGTAGCACGTCTATGGCATTCGGAGTTTGACTGGACTTGGTAACCCTTGGCGGGCCCCGCACCCAATCAGTGCTCTACCTCCACGACGCTCATTCCTCGAGGCTAGCCCTAAAGCTATTTCGGGGAGAACCAGCTATCTCCGAGTTCGATTGGAATTTCTCCGCTACCCCCACCTCATCCCCGCACTTTTCAACGTGCGTGGGTTCGGGCCTCCAGTGCGTGTTACCGCACCTTCACCCTGGACAGGGGTAGATCACACGGTTTCGGGTCTACGACCACGTACTTATTCGCCCTATTCAGACTCGCTTTCGCTACGGCTCCGTCTTCCCGACTTAACCTTGCACGTGATCGTAACTCGCCGGTTCATTCTACAAAAGGCACGCCATCACCCATTTAACGGGCTCTGACTTTTTGTAAGCGCACGGTTTCAGGTTCTTTTTCACTCCGCTTCCGCGGTGCTTTTCACCTTTCCCTCACGGTACTGCTTCACTATCGGTCACCAGGGAGTATTTAGCCTTGGCAGATGGTCCTGCCGGATTCCGACGGGGTTTCTCGTGTCCCGCCGTACTCAGGATCCGTCTCGGAGAGTGCTTGCTTTCGGTTACAGGGCTTTTACCTGCTCTGGCGGGCCTTTCCAGACCTCTTCGCCTACCAAACACCTTTGTAACTCCATGTGAGACGTCCTACAACCCCAAGGAGCAAGCTCCTTGGTTTGGGCTAATCCGCGTTCGCTCGCCGCTACTGACGGAATCACTATTGTTTTCTCTTCCTCAGGGTACTTAGATGTTTCAGTTCCCCTGGTATGCCTCTACCCAACCTATGTATTCAGTTGAGAGTAACTGCCCATTACGGCAGCTGGGTTTCCCCATTCGGAAATCCTCGGATCAATGCCTGCTTACGGCTCCCCGGGGCGGTATCGTTGTTCGCCACGTCCTTCTTCGGCTCCTGGTGCCTAGGCATCCTCCGTGCGCTCTTACTAGCTTAACCTATCGTTCCGGTTGATTCGGCTTGTGCGCCGTTTTCATTTCATTCCACTGATTTCCCTAAACAGGATAGCGGTTGGAATAAAACGAAAAGATGTCGCAGCAATCTCGAACAACCTTCACTAACAATTAAATCATTGTAGCTTAAAGGATGTTTCAGCAATTCTTTTCTTTCGTTATCCAGTTTTCAAGGTGCAATTGTTTTCTTGCCGTTCACACGGCAGGAAGATTAGATTATCATGTTTGCTCGTTACAATCAACATGTAAATGCTGGTAATTCGCTGGCATGTTATAATCTGCTTGGCGACGTCCTACTCTCCCAAGACCCTGCGGTCTAAGTACCATTGGCGCTGGAGGGCTTAACGGTCGTGTTCGGTATGGGAACGCGTGGTTCCCCTCCGCCATCGCCACCAAACGGATGACTTAACGTTGAAAGAAGGTTTCCTTCACCCTGTAAAGGGCATGGTTACTCTTTCAAAACTGACAACGAGTAAGCGATAAACTGCCACGTTTATCCGAACCTCATCGGGTCCGGGTATTTCCTTAGAAAGGAGGTGATCCAGCCGCACCTTCCGATACGGCTACCTTGTTACGACTTCACCCCAATCATCTACCCCACCTTCGACGGCTAGCTCCCTTGCGGGTTACCCCACCGGCTTCGGGTGTTGTAAACTCTCGTGGTGTGACGGGCGGTGTGTACAAGACCCGGGAACGTATTCACCGCGGCATGCTGATCCGCGATTACTAGCAATTCCGACTTCATGCAGGCGAGTTGCAGCCTGCAATCCGAACTGAGACCGACTTTGATAGGATTGGCTCCACCTCGCGGTTTCGCTTCCCGTTGTATCGGCCATTGTAGTACGTGTGTAGCCCAGGTCATAAGGGGCATGATGATTTGACGTCATCCCCACCTTCCTCCGGTTTGTCACCGGCAGTCATCCTAGAGTGCCCACCCAAAGTGCTGGCAACTAAGATCAAGGGTTGCGCTCGTTGCGGGACTTAACCCAACATCTCACGACACGAGCTGACGACAACCATGCACCACCTGTCTCCTCTGTCCCGAAGGAAAGCCCTATCTCTAGAGCGGTCAGAGGGATGTCAAGACCTGGTAAGGTTCTTCGCGTTGCTTCGAATTAAACCACATACTCCACTGCTTGTGCGGGTCCCCGTCAATTCCTTTGAGTTTCAGTCTTGCGACCGTACTCCCCAGGCGGAATGCTTAATGTGTTAACTTCGGCACCAAGGGTATTGAAACCCCTAACACCTAGCATTCATCGTTTACGGCGTGGACTACCAGGGTATCTAATCCTGTTTGCTCCCCACGCTTTCGCGCCTCAGCGTCAGTTACAGCCCAGAAAGTCGCCTTCGCCACTGGTGTTCCTCCACATCTCTACGCATTTCACCGCTACACGTGGAATTCCACTTTCCTCTTCTGTACTCAAGCTTTGCAGTTTCCATTGCGACTTGGGGTTGAGCCCCAAGTTTAAACAACAGACTTACAAGGCCGCCTGCGCGCGCTTTACGCCCAATAATTCCGGACAACGCTTGCCCCCTACGTATTACCGCGGCTGCTGGCACGTAGTTAGCCGGGGCTTTCTTCTCAGGTACCGTCACCTTGGGAGCAGTTACTATCCCAAGCGTTCTTCCCTGGCAACAGAGCTTTACGATCCGAAAACCTTCATCACTCACGC from Paenibacillus sp. FSL H8-0548 encodes the following:
- the pdaA gene encoding delta-lactam-biosynthetic de-N-acetylase; this encodes MLASIIWSLASPAAAFGQPGVYHFGFKKSVEGRLPSIDEEGFKDIMMKHGALFLGNTSQKELYLTFDNGYENGFTSRILDVLKEKKVPAAFFVTGHYVKEEPELLNRMVLEGHIVGNHSWSHPDMSQLSEGSIKTELDKVKTQVEVLTGQKEMKYLRPPRGIFNEKVLAASKQFGYINVFWSVAYKDWDVNAQRGSQHAYREVIKQLHPGAIILLHSVSKDNTEALGSIIDEARRQGYEFKSLDELVVSNP